The nucleotide window GAAGATGAACATGTTCCTCAACGGTGAAGACAACCACCGCGTCGAATGGGGCGACACCCTGCGCAACCCGCTGCTGCTGGAAGGGGACAACAAGCTCAAGCACTTTGACATCGTTGTCGCGAATCCCCCCTTCTCCCTGGAGAAGTGGGGGCATGAGCTTGCCGAGGCGGATCGCTTCGGACGCTTCCGACGCGGCATTCCGCCCAAGACCAAAGGGGACTACGCGTTCATCCTGCACATGATCGAAACGCTGAAGCCGGGCAGCGGACGCATGGGGGTGGTTGTCCCGCACGGCGTGCTCTTCCGGGGTTCGTCCGAAGGGAAGATCCGGGAGCAGCTCATCAAGGAAAACCTCCTGGATATGGTGATCGGTTTGCCGGAAAAACTCTTCTACGGCACGGGCATTCCGGCTGCGATCCTGGTATTCCGCAAGAACAAGAAGGACACCAATGTGCTCTTCATCGACGCATCGCGTGATTACCGGGACGGGAAGAACCAGAACTTCCTGCGCGACGAGGACCTGGAGAAGGTCCTGGCCACAGCCAAGGCCCGCGAGAAAGT belongs to Oceanidesulfovibrio indonesiensis and includes:
- a CDS encoding N-6 DNA methylase, whose protein sequence is KMNMFLNGEDNHRVEWGDTLRNPLLLEGDNKLKHFDIVVANPPFSLEKWGHELAEADRFGRFRRGIPPKTKGDYAFILHMIETLKPGSGRMGVVVPHGVLFRGSSEGKIREQLIKENLLDMVIGLPEKLFYGTGIPAAILVFRKNKKDTNVLFIDASRDYRDGKNQNFLRDEDLEKVLATAKAREKVDKYAYLASFDEIKENDFNLNIPRYVDTFEEEEEIDLVAVLQER